In the genome of Ignavibacteriales bacterium, one region contains:
- a CDS encoding 1-phosphofructokinase, producing MILVVTINPLLEHRLIYHSVNKGSSNRNPVEYYQAGGKGINVSRQLNQLSIKNMSMIFLGGRNGKHLHELLDEEKINFTHTRISDNTRTSTVIIDNSAKIAEMYFGKNNNISESEADAFISKLEKTIVNCEMVVFSGSSPSNEADKIFPTGIEIANRYDKVSVLDTYGDHLANCLKASPTVVHNNVDEIESSLNIPLSNEEQKLEFLDHLYSQGVKQGFITNGSLDTYASNFEFHYKVQNPTLNSVDSTGSGDAFTAGIIYCWHHNHTFNEMLRFASSLGGINSTNFEVCNVQPADTNRLLNEIKITAVGKKIKIIDDTPR from the coding sequence ATGATACTTGTTGTAACAATTAATCCGCTTCTTGAACACAGGTTGATTTATCATTCTGTAAATAAGGGCAGCTCAAACAGGAACCCGGTTGAATATTACCAGGCAGGCGGCAAAGGCATAAATGTCAGCCGGCAGTTAAATCAGTTGAGCATTAAAAACATGTCAATGATTTTTCTCGGAGGCAGGAACGGAAAACATCTTCATGAACTTCTCGATGAAGAAAAAATAAACTTTACTCACACACGTATTTCTGACAACACAAGAACATCAACAGTAATTATTGATAATTCGGCGAAGATTGCCGAAATGTATTTCGGTAAAAATAATAATATAAGCGAATCAGAAGCCGATGCATTCATTAGCAAGTTAGAAAAAACAATTGTGAATTGTGAGATGGTTGTTTTTTCAGGCAGTTCACCAAGTAACGAAGCAGATAAAATTTTCCCAACCGGTATTGAAATAGCAAACAGGTATGATAAAGTTTCGGTGCTTGATACATACGGAGACCATCTTGCAAATTGTCTTAAGGCTTCTCCTACTGTAGTCCATAATAACGTTGATGAAATTGAAAGTTCGCTAAACATTCCTTTAAGTAATGAAGAACAAAAGCTTGAGTTCCTTGATCATCTCTATTCTCAAGGTGTAAAGCAGGGCTTCATTACAAACGGATCATTGGATACCTATGCATCTAATTTTGAGTTTCATTACAAAGTGCAAAATCCTACATTGAATTCGGTTGATTCCACGGGAAGCGGTGATGCATTTACAGCAGGTATAATTTATTGCTGGCATCATAACCATACGTTCAATGAAATGCTGCGGTTTGCTTCATCACTCGGCGGTATCAATTCAACAAATTTTGAGGTGTGTAATGTACAGCCTGCTGATACAAACAGGTTACTTAATGAAATTAAAATTACAGCAGTAGGAAAAAAGATAAAAATAATTGATGATACGCCTCGTTAA
- a CDS encoding GWxTD domain-containing protein: MILRIFTALLIFLSSSIFAQNENGSKQNSKMVKTNYYLDFLNFRSDQPGMTRLDVFIQVPYSEVQFVKSANGFSAAYSLTVSVFDENKEKLISEKSWTEKLDVAEFDQTLSKNNFNLSLRSFNLVPGKYLVRTSLEDKDSREEFTVENTFVVSDLSNHLALSDAMIISRKDTVNGSVKILPNVSKSVLAQRDGVPLFFEVYSRRNQKISVEYDVINPENKTVFATTELSEVDSGKTQTFYTLKDLKLDLGVYAIRITLKNAGGEKMMSTTKKFNSRWIGVPENISDMNKAVDQLVYIASSSELDFIKEGENPQEVIKRYLDFWKSKDPSAGTEENEIFNEYYRRISYCNEKFSHYSEGWKTDRGMVFILLGPPSNVDRHPFDYDSKPYEVWDYYDLNRSFVFVDETGFGDYRLITPLHGDLYKYRP; the protein is encoded by the coding sequence ATGATTCTTAGAATATTTACAGCACTTTTGATTTTCCTCTCAAGTTCAATATTTGCTCAGAACGAAAACGGTTCAAAGCAAAATTCAAAGATGGTAAAGACAAATTACTATCTCGACTTTCTGAATTTCAGATCAGACCAGCCCGGCATGACGCGGCTGGATGTATTCATCCAGGTACCGTATTCTGAAGTTCAGTTTGTAAAATCTGCAAACGGATTCAGCGCAGCATATAGCCTTACAGTATCAGTGTTTGATGAGAATAAAGAAAAACTTATCAGTGAAAAAAGCTGGACAGAAAAACTTGATGTAGCTGAGTTTGATCAGACACTTTCTAAAAACAATTTTAATCTCAGTCTGCGGTCATTTAATTTAGTTCCGGGTAAATATCTTGTACGGACTTCACTTGAGGATAAGGACTCAAGGGAGGAATTCACAGTCGAAAATACATTTGTAGTTAGTGATCTTTCGAACCATCTCGCGCTTAGTGATGCTATGATCATCTCAAGGAAAGATACTGTTAACGGCAGCGTAAAAATTCTTCCTAACGTATCGAAGAGTGTTCTGGCACAGCGTGACGGCGTGCCGCTTTTCTTCGAGGTTTATTCAAGAAGAAATCAAAAGATCAGTGTAGAATATGATGTCATCAACCCTGAAAATAAAACTGTATTTGCCACAACTGAATTAAGTGAAGTTGATTCCGGCAAAACCCAGACGTTTTATACGCTCAAAGACTTAAAACTTGATCTTGGAGTTTATGCTATAAGGATTACTCTTAAGAATGCCGGCGGTGAAAAAATGATGAGCACTACAAAAAAATTTAATTCACGCTGGATAGGAGTTCCTGAAAATATTTCTGATATGAATAAGGCTGTAGACCAGCTTGTTTACATAGCATCTTCATCTGAACTTGATTTTATCAAAGAAGGTGAGAATCCGCAGGAAGTTATAAAAAGGTATCTCGACTTCTGGAAGTCGAAAGATCCTTCCGCAGGTACGGAGGAGAATGAAATATTTAATGAGTACTACAGAAGAATTTCATACTGCAACGAAAAATTTTCGCATTACTCCGAAGGCTGGAAAACAGACAGGGGAATGGTGTTTATTCTGCTTGGTCCTCCGAGCAATGTGGACAGGCATCCTTTTGACTATGACTCCAAGCCTTATGAAGTGTGGGATTATTATGATCTGAACAGGAGTTTTGTATTTGTTGATGAAACGGGATTCGGAGATTATAGGTTGATTACTCCGTTACATGGCGATCTTTACAAGTACAGACCATAG
- the rimO gene encoding 30S ribosomal protein S12 methylthiotransferase RimO, whose translation MKKNEKVNVITLGCSKNTVDSERLMKQIQLNNIRLVDNPDRADTVIINTCGFIEAAKEESVNTILNAVEMKKAGKIGKVIVAGCLSERYMGDLKNEIPEVDAYFGTEKYEGIVNELGGELKYQLLGERLITTPSHTAYLKISEGCDRPCSFCAIPLMRGKHKSKPVEELIRESEFLAANNTKELVIIAQDTTDYGTDLYGEIKTAELLNNLSKIDGIEWIRLMYAYPSHFPDKLIDEIYSNPKICNYVDIPLQHIADDVLRSMRRGVTSKRTRELIYRLRERIPDITLRTTFIVGYPNEGEKEFQELCDFVSEIKFDRAGTFTYSPEENTPSFILGDPVPEEKKNERKDILMEIQKEISLEKNKTFIGKKLNVLVESSESGFYVARSYRDAPEVDGEVLIPHGKMNLDNGNFLTVEVYDYNEYDLFANPIE comes from the coding sequence ATGAAAAAAAATGAAAAAGTAAATGTGATAACGCTGGGCTGTTCAAAAAACACTGTTGACTCAGAACGGTTAATGAAGCAGATACAATTGAATAACATCAGGCTTGTAGATAATCCAGACCGGGCAGATACTGTTATCATTAATACCTGTGGTTTTATAGAAGCAGCAAAGGAAGAATCAGTAAACACAATTCTCAATGCTGTTGAGATGAAAAAAGCGGGAAAAATAGGAAAAGTAATTGTTGCAGGATGTTTGTCAGAACGGTATATGGGCGATCTGAAAAATGAAATTCCCGAAGTGGATGCTTACTTCGGCACAGAAAAGTATGAGGGAATAGTAAACGAACTCGGCGGTGAATTAAAATATCAACTTCTCGGCGAAAGGCTGATCACAACACCTTCACACACAGCATACCTGAAAATTTCTGAAGGCTGTGACAGACCATGTTCTTTTTGCGCGATACCATTGATGAGAGGAAAGCATAAATCAAAACCTGTTGAAGAACTTATACGTGAATCTGAATTTCTTGCAGCAAATAATACCAAAGAACTTGTAATAATAGCACAGGATACAACCGATTACGGTACGGACCTGTATGGCGAAATTAAAACTGCTGAACTGCTGAACAATCTGAGTAAAATTGATGGAATAGAATGGATCAGGTTGATGTATGCTTATCCTTCTCATTTTCCCGATAAGCTTATTGATGAGATTTATTCGAATCCTAAAATCTGTAATTATGTAGATATTCCTCTTCAACATATTGCTGATGATGTACTTCGTTCTATGCGCAGAGGCGTAACTTCCAAAAGAACCCGGGAATTAATTTATCGTTTGCGCGAAAGAATCCCTGATATTACTTTACGGACGACTTTCATTGTCGGCTATCCGAATGAAGGTGAAAAGGAATTTCAGGAACTTTGTGATTTTGTAAGTGAAATAAAATTTGACAGAGCCGGAACATTCACATATTCACCGGAAGAAAATACTCCGAGCTTTATTCTTGGTGATCCTGTGCCGGAAGAAAAAAAGAATGAACGAAAAGATATTTTGATGGAAATCCAGAAAGAGATTTCATTGGAAAAGAATAAAACATTTATCGGCAAAAAACTGAATGTGTTAGTTGAAAGTTCCGAGAGCGGATTTTATGTTGCCCGATCTTACAGGGATGCGCCTGAAGTTGATGGCGAAGTGTTGATCCCTCACGGAAAAATGAATTTAGATAACGGTAATTTTCTTACAGTTGAAGTTTATGATTATAACGAATATGATCTGTTCGCTAACCCAATTGAATAA
- a CDS encoding phosphatidate cytidylyltransferase, with translation MTSNTFKRVIVSVLAIPFLLGATYLGTYYFFGMVMVIALVSFIEFSLMMKKKSISPNILIGFIAVALLLTDQFRPFIDNYSFYLLLIVLLSLVELFRNKGSAIINIGSTLLAVFYIQLLASALIGIREFYPPIGELYFRGGFVLLSIMATIWICDSAAFFGGTALGKHKLFPRVSPNKSWEGAVFGLVFAVITMLLAKVIILNFMEWKDVIVIGLIVGTIGQAGDLVESLFKRDAGVKDSSALIPGHGGIFDRFDSLLFSAPVILLYMKNFVR, from the coding sequence ATGACATCCAATACATTTAAAAGAGTTATTGTTTCAGTTCTCGCCATTCCTTTTTTATTAGGAGCTACTTACCTGGGCACATATTATTTCTTTGGAATGGTGATGGTGATTGCATTGGTATCATTCATTGAGTTTTCATTAATGATGAAAAAGAAAAGTATAAGTCCGAATATATTAATCGGATTTATTGCCGTTGCTCTTTTACTTACCGATCAGTTCAGACCTTTTATAGATAATTATTCATTTTATTTGTTGTTAATTGTTCTGCTTTCATTGGTTGAGTTATTCAGGAACAAAGGATCTGCAATAATAAATATCGGTTCAACATTGCTTGCTGTTTTTTACATTCAGTTATTGGCAAGTGCATTGATCGGAATAAGAGAATTCTATCCGCCTATAGGTGAACTTTATTTCAGAGGAGGGTTTGTACTATTATCAATAATGGCGACAATCTGGATTTGTGATTCAGCAGCTTTTTTTGGCGGAACGGCTTTGGGTAAACATAAACTATTTCCCAGGGTCAGCCCTAATAAAAGCTGGGAAGGCGCTGTATTCGGTTTGGTGTTTGCGGTTATTACTATGCTTCTTGCAAAAGTGATCATTTTGAATTTTATGGAATGGAAAGATGTTATAGTAATAGGATTGATAGTAGGCACGATTGGACAGGCTGGCGACCTTGTTGAATCTTTATTTAAGCGTGATGCCGGCGTTAAAGATTCATCAGCATTGATTCCGGGTCACGGCGGAATTTTCGACAGGTTTGATTCGCTGCTGTTTTCTGCCCCGGTCATACTTTTATACATGAAAAATTTTGTGCGCTAA
- a CDS encoding DUF2007 domain-containing protein: MPFCPNCNYEYVEGIKVCPDCNYSLVEESPESVEYDEEDWVVVYTANDEYEIEMIKDNLESSDIPVMILSHKDRNFPAPGDFTLIKLMVRKEYEEDARNYLNQMESENDSGEENDE, translated from the coding sequence ATGCCTTTCTGTCCTAATTGTAATTATGAATATGTTGAGGGAATAAAAGTGTGTCCTGATTGCAACTATTCTTTAGTTGAAGAATCGCCTGAATCAGTTGAGTATGATGAAGAGGATTGGGTCGTTGTGTACACTGCGAATGATGAGTATGAAATCGAAATGATAAAAGATAATCTGGAAAGCTCAGACATACCTGTGATGATACTTTCACATAAAGACAGAAATTTTCCGGCACCCGGCGACTTCACTTTAATAAAACTTATGGTCAGGAAAGAATATGAAGAAGATGCAAGGAATTATTTAAACCAGATGGAAAGCGAAAATGATTCCGGTGAGGAAAACGACGAATGA
- a CDS encoding CPBP family intramembrane metalloprotease, protein MNDQEPDINPEDQNQSNDENQPGEITPLINPVGAAFIGLIGAFILYQFFGAALVALIFGFNTAEAPVDGLRLLTSAGQILFILLPALIFAKWFYEDVTSVIRFRLADPVGIILFSLGVLILRSMLQSFISIQNYFFFRLAENYEFINSIKVSFDKLNEFVEKTYGNLLTIHSVLEGVFVVIVVAVVPAVCEEVMFRGFIQKSFELKLKPFWAIVITAIFFGLNHFNPYGMVALISLGVYFGYAAYISNSIMIPVILHFINNFAAVMIYFILGDDELINSVKESEPELLPSVIAFGVLLFLFSSVMVLISKHYKKKT, encoded by the coding sequence TTGAACGATCAAGAACCAGACATAAATCCTGAAGACCAAAACCAGTCAAATGATGAAAATCAACCAGGTGAAATTACTCCGCTCATAAACCCCGTAGGCGCTGCATTCATTGGATTGATAGGTGCGTTCATATTATACCAGTTTTTTGGCGCTGCTCTTGTCGCGCTAATCTTTGGATTTAATACGGCGGAAGCTCCTGTTGACGGACTAAGATTATTAACTTCTGCGGGACAGATACTATTTATTTTACTACCTGCACTCATATTTGCAAAATGGTTTTATGAAGACGTCACATCCGTCATAAGATTCAGGTTAGCAGATCCCGTCGGGATAATTTTATTTTCTCTCGGCGTATTGATTCTCAGATCAATGCTGCAGTCGTTTATATCAATTCAAAATTATTTTTTCTTCCGGCTAGCAGAAAATTATGAATTCATAAATTCAATTAAAGTATCATTTGATAAGTTGAATGAATTTGTTGAAAAAACTTATGGCAATCTTCTTACAATACACTCTGTTCTGGAAGGTGTATTTGTGGTTATTGTTGTAGCCGTTGTTCCAGCAGTTTGTGAGGAAGTAATGTTCCGCGGCTTTATTCAAAAAAGTTTTGAACTGAAACTAAAACCATTTTGGGCAATAGTAATAACAGCAATCTTTTTCGGACTGAATCACTTTAATCCTTACGGTATGGTTGCCCTGATTTCACTCGGTGTTTACTTTGGTTATGCCGCGTACATAAGTAATTCAATAATGATCCCTGTAATTCTTCATTTCATTAATAATTTTGCAGCAGTAATGATTTATTTCATTTTAGGTGATGATGAACTGATCAATTCAGTAAAAGAAAGTGAACCCGAACTGCTTCCAAGCGTTATTGCTTTTGGCGTTTTGCTTTTTCTTTTTAGTTCAGTGATGGTATTAATTTCAAAACATTACAAGAAAAAAACATAG
- a CDS encoding DUF3108 domain-containing protein: protein MVYLAQILISLILLSGFIQAQNTTQSGEFRKLENIAFKEGEKLTFDVKYGFVTAGVAVMQIPKIKRISGRDAYHVTFEVNTVPSFDWIYKVRDRYETYIDVEGLFPWRFEQHIREGGYSRDFSAFFDQRKGKAKTSEGEYEIPKYVNDIVSAFYLARTFDYTPLKLNDRVHLKNFYKDKVYDLDVRYLGKETIEVTAGKFACIIVEPLVQEGGLFKSEGNIIVWLTDDDLRVPVKVKTKVVIGSIDAELTNYEGLAGKLTSKR from the coding sequence ATGGTTTATCTTGCTCAAATATTGATTTCGTTAATATTACTTTCAGGTTTTATTCAAGCCCAGAATACGACGCAATCCGGTGAATTCAGAAAATTAGAAAACATCGCATTTAAAGAGGGCGAAAAATTAACCTTCGATGTGAAATACGGTTTTGTAACGGCTGGCGTTGCTGTTATGCAGATACCAAAGATCAAAAGAATTTCGGGAAGAGATGCATACCATGTAACATTTGAAGTTAATACAGTACCGAGTTTCGACTGGATATATAAGGTGCGCGACAGGTATGAAACTTATATCGATGTTGAAGGACTTTTTCCATGGAGATTTGAACAGCATATCCGTGAAGGCGGTTACAGCCGTGACTTTTCGGCATTCTTTGACCAACGCAAAGGTAAAGCAAAAACGAGTGAAGGCGAGTATGAAATTCCAAAATATGTTAATGATATAGTTTCAGCTTTTTATCTTGCCCGGACTTTTGATTATACACCATTAAAATTAAATGACCGTGTGCATCTTAAAAATTTCTATAAAGATAAAGTCTATGATCTTGACGTAAGGTATCTTGGCAAAGAAACGATTGAGGTGACTGCCGGAAAATTTGCCTGCATAATTGTTGAGCCTCTTGTGCAGGAAGGCGGATTATTTAAGAGTGAGGGAAATATTATCGTATGGCTCACTGACGATGATCTTCGAGTACCGGTTAAAGTTAAAACAAAAGTCGTTATTGGCTCGATTGATGCGGAGCTGACTAACTATGAGGGGTTAGCAGGAAAACTGACATCGAAAAGATGA
- a CDS encoding glycosyltransferase family 9 protein, translating into MSQRDLKIKNLLIVRTDRIGDVILSLPIARIVKEKYPDCRITFLVRAYTSELVKDHPYIDEFMILKENNGIPDLSSNIKMIRSKQFDAAIVVYPTFKTSLIIFLSKIPVRVGTGYRWYSMLFNSKVFEHRKDARKHELEYNTALLKNIGIAETVSKDSVKFDLKPSEEAKRFIENLLNEEKIYDDKKIVIVHPGSGGSSIDLPVDKFIELVKSLSAKPEIQLLITGMETEKQICGNISKVSGAINLAGRLSLSQLIALISRAQLFISNSTGPIHIAAALNISTIGFYPKIQACSAKRWGPYSNKSFVFTPQIDCSNCNREQCERLNCMSSININDVIVSAEKILNLDEKNGE; encoded by the coding sequence ATGTCTCAAAGAGATCTTAAAATAAAGAACCTGCTAATTGTAAGGACAGACAGGATCGGAGATGTAATCCTGTCGCTGCCAATTGCACGAATAGTGAAAGAAAAATATCCCGATTGCAGAATAACTTTCCTGGTTCGCGCTTATACATCAGAACTTGTGAAAGATCATCCCTACATTGACGAGTTTATGATTTTGAAAGAGAATAACGGCATCCCTGATCTATCGTCAAATATTAAGATGATAAGGAGTAAACAGTTTGATGCTGCAATTGTTGTTTACCCGACTTTCAAAACATCACTGATTATTTTCTTGAGTAAAATTCCTGTAAGAGTTGGAACCGGCTACAGGTGGTATTCTATGCTGTTCAATTCTAAAGTGTTTGAACACAGGAAGGATGCCCGGAAGCATGAACTCGAGTATAATACAGCTCTGTTAAAAAATATCGGTATCGCTGAAACTGTTTCTAAAGATTCTGTTAAGTTTGATCTTAAACCATCTGAAGAAGCTAAGCGGTTCATCGAAAATCTATTGAATGAAGAAAAAATTTATGACGATAAAAAAATTGTAATAGTACATCCGGGAAGCGGAGGCAGTTCAATTGATCTTCCTGTTGATAAATTTATTGAGCTTGTAAAATCATTATCCGCAAAACCGGAAATACAATTACTGATAACAGGTATGGAAACTGAAAAACAAATCTGCGGAAACATTTCTAAAGTAAGCGGTGCAATAAATCTTGCCGGAAGGTTGTCTCTTTCACAACTTATCGCACTTATAAGCCGGGCTCAGTTGTTTATTTCAAACTCAACCGGACCAATACATATCGCAGCGGCATTGAATATTTCAACGATCGGTTTTTATCCCAAAATTCAGGCTTGTTCCGCAAAAAGATGGGGACCATATTCCAATAAATCATTTGTTTTTACTCCGCAAATTGATTGCAGCAATTGTAACAGGGAACAGTGTGAGCGGTTAAATTGTATGAGTAGTATCAATATCAATGATGTTATTGTTAGTGCGGAAAAAATTCTTAATTTAGATGAAAAGAATGGAGAGTAA
- a CDS encoding DNA-3-methyladenine glycosylase, translating to MSLLSTNSKLQRNFYTGELLRTASNLLGKIIVKKEKRKFLEAMIVEVEAYDGSFDEAAHSFKGITERTKVMFNEGGYLYVYFTYGAHFCANVVTGKSGEGKAILIRAVEPLNHIELLSQNRYDKTNISEKEKLNLTSGPGKFCQAYGITKIFNGTDLTGDKIFLLDNKKVKSANIEVRRRIGITKSIELPWRFYIKDNPYVSKRS from the coding sequence ATGAGTTTATTATCAACTAATTCCAAACTTCAAAGAAATTTTTATACAGGAGAATTGTTGCGGACTGCATCTAACCTGCTTGGAAAGATTATTGTCAAAAAAGAAAAGAGAAAATTTCTTGAAGCTATGATCGTTGAAGTTGAAGCTTATGACGGCAGTTTTGATGAAGCAGCACATTCATTTAAAGGAATTACTGAAAGAACAAAGGTAATGTTTAATGAAGGCGGATATCTTTATGTTTATTTTACATACGGTGCTCATTTCTGTGCGAATGTTGTTACAGGTAAAAGCGGTGAAGGGAAAGCTATATTGATCCGTGCTGTTGAACCTTTGAATCATATTGAACTGCTTTCACAGAACAGGTATGACAAAACAAATATTTCGGAAAAGGAAAAACTGAATCTGACGAGTGGTCCCGGAAAGTTCTGCCAGGCTTATGGAATTACAAAAATTTTTAACGGCACTGATCTGACCGGGGATAAAATATTTTTGCTTGATAACAAAAAGGTTAAGTCGGCAAATATTGAAGTCCGCAGACGCATAGGTATAACAAAATCAATTGAACTGCCATGGCGGTTTTATATTAAAGATAATCCGTATGTCTCAAAGAGATCTTAA
- a CDS encoding tetratricopeptide repeat protein: protein MIKTPADLIKEKVKLIFESDRSSPLFTRYANYEIQNNNLDSAVNILNEGLKKFPGHPVAHILLGKVFAGKGNYSEASSHIKTAASILRSDKTREYYLNEFEVFKTQRSVFQSVTKKAFITETPEEKTQTNETVQASPMLDQSLLDTINEITSGGSKGEVKAEQSSGVSQDNLIISETLAKIYLAQGEAQEAINVYSRLMKRNPEKTDYYQKKIDEISGT, encoded by the coding sequence ATGATCAAAACTCCGGCAGATTTAATTAAGGAAAAAGTAAAATTAATTTTTGAATCTGACCGGAGCAGTCCTTTATTCACCCGTTATGCTAATTATGAAATTCAGAATAATAATCTTGATTCCGCGGTAAACATACTTAACGAGGGATTAAAAAAATTTCCCGGTCACCCTGTCGCTCATATACTTCTTGGAAAAGTATTCGCAGGAAAAGGCAACTACTCCGAAGCTTCTTCACATATAAAAACAGCAGCATCGATTTTAAGATCAGATAAAACCCGTGAATATTATCTGAATGAATTTGAGGTGTTTAAAACTCAAAGATCTGTTTTTCAATCGGTAACAAAAAAGGCTTTCATAACCGAAACTCCTGAAGAAAAAACTCAGACTAACGAAACAGTCCAGGCAAGCCCTATGCTGGATCAATCACTTCTTGATACGATAAATGAAATAACATCCGGCGGAAGCAAGGGTGAAGTGAAAGCGGAACAATCATCAGGAGTTTCTCAGGATAACCTGATAATTTCCGAAACACTTGCAAAAATATATTTAGCCCAGGGCGAAGCACAGGAAGCGATCAATGTGTATTCCAGGCTGATGAAACGTAATCCTGAAAAAACCGATTACTACCAGAAAAAGATTGATGAGATTTCAGGCACTTAA
- a CDS encoding glycosyltransferase family 2 protein, which translates to MDDIVLIGYFVSLFILFVFGCHGFIMLFYHRKYRGVKHEQKKEVVSDAVVTIQLPLYNELYVVERLIDYVCEIDYPKDKLEIQVLDDSTDETVSIAAKAVAEKQKLGFDITHVRRGNREGFKAGALKEGLKTAKGEYVAIFDADFIPHKDFLKKTLSFFTDDKVGMVQTRWEHLNGDYSILTKAQALALDGHFVIEQTVRNKAGFFINFNGTGGVWRKSCIEDAGNWHADTLTEDLDLSYRAQLNGWRFVFLKDFTSPAELPSEINALKSQQFRWTKGAIETSKKILPLVWKSKVPLRIKLQATFHLTNNLVFPFILLAAILNVPLIFVKNSGSHELYFAVMSLFVLAFVSSFMFYLYSQKDIRTDWRKKIVLFPLFMAGSMGFAVNNSRAVIEGLLSRKSEFVRTPKFKVVDGKDSWVGKKYTAKRKIGMSVIVELIMAVYCFIGVLSSIYFLEIASLPFQMLFFLGFSFVSLTSIKHAYSKN; encoded by the coding sequence ATGGATGATATAGTACTGATTGGTTACTTCGTTTCGCTTTTTATTTTATTTGTGTTCGGATGCCATGGTTTTATTATGCTTTTTTACCACCGGAAATACCGCGGAGTAAAGCATGAACAAAAAAAGGAAGTTGTATCCGACGCGGTTGTTACAATTCAGCTTCCTCTGTATAATGAACTTTATGTTGTTGAACGGCTGATCGATTATGTATGTGAGATCGATTACCCAAAAGATAAGTTAGAAATACAGGTACTCGATGATTCAACTGATGAAACTGTTTCGATAGCTGCCAAAGCAGTTGCCGAAAAACAGAAACTGGGTTTTGATATAACCCACGTCAGAAGAGGGAACAGGGAAGGGTTTAAAGCAGGTGCTTTAAAAGAAGGACTTAAAACTGCTAAAGGTGAGTACGTCGCAATTTTTGATGCGGACTTTATTCCTCATAAAGACTTCCTAAAGAAAACTCTTTCATTCTTTACCGATGATAAAGTCGGTATGGTACAAACAAGATGGGAACATCTTAACGGTGATTATTCGATACTTACCAAAGCACAGGCGCTTGCACTTGACGGACATTTTGTAATTGAGCAAACTGTCAGAAACAAAGCCGGGTTCTTTATAAACTTTAACGGCACAGGCGGCGTTTGGAGAAAATCCTGTATTGAAGACGCAGGCAACTGGCATGCAGATACTCTTACAGAAGATCTTGATCTTAGCTACAGAGCACAGTTGAACGGATGGAGATTTGTGTTCTTAAAAGATTTTACTTCACCTGCTGAACTTCCTTCTGAGATAAACGCGTTAAAGTCACAGCAGTTCAGGTGGACAAAAGGCGCAATTGAAACATCTAAAAAAATTCTGCCGCTTGTATGGAAATCAAAAGTTCCGTTAAGAATTAAATTACAGGCAACGTTTCACCTGACAAACAATCTTGTATTTCCATTCATTCTTCTTGCAGCAATACTTAATGTTCCATTGATATTCGTAAAGAACAGCGGTTCGCATGAACTTTACTTTGCTGTTATGTCGTTGTTCGTACTTGCGTTTGTAAGTTCGTTTATGTTTTATCTTTATTCACAGAAGGATATACGAACCGATTGGAGAAAGAAGATAGTTCTCTTTCCTTTGTTTATGGCTGGCAGTATGGGTTTTGCTGTGAACAATTCCCGCGCTGTCATTGAAGGTTTACTTAGCCGTAAAAGTGAATTTGTCCGCACGCCTAAATTCAAAGTTGTTGACGGAAAAGATTCGTGGGTTGGTAAAAAATATACAGCTAAAAGAAAAATAGGTATGTCAGTTATTGTTGAGCTGATAATGGCTGTGTATTGTTTTATTGGCGTTCTATCATCGATTTATTTTCTTGAGATAGCATCACTTCCTTTCCAGATGTTGTTCTTCTTAGGATTCTCATTCGTATCGCTTACGTCAATTAAGCATGCGTATTCCAAAAACTAA